In one window of Desulfonatronospira thiodismutans ASO3-1 DNA:
- a CDS encoding tetratricopeptide repeat protein produces the protein MDNSLDYQINKELGESYLFMGELDKAEEHYKKAAGSNGVHAEPYLGLATIAVQKGELQKAHSLYSKASSVEASDKALAGLALVEAEIGSLEKAFELLQQALTLKPSNLVALLAMVQVGHGLQRLQEVLPYLEAYLEVEPENNDVRFALAGCLKTLGHASEAQEHARRILEQDPENTAAGELLANVA, from the coding sequence ATGGACAACAGTCTGGATTACCAAATCAACAAGGAGCTGGGTGAAAGCTACCTGTTCATGGGAGAACTGGATAAAGCAGAAGAGCACTATAAAAAGGCGGCGGGTTCCAACGGCGTGCACGCCGAGCCCTATCTCGGCCTGGCCACCATAGCGGTTCAGAAGGGAGAACTGCAGAAGGCCCACTCCCTGTACTCCAAAGCCAGCAGCGTGGAAGCCAGCGACAAGGCCCTTGCAGGCCTGGCCCTGGTAGAAGCTGAAATAGGCTCACTGGAAAAGGCCTTTGAACTCCTGCAACAGGCCCTGACCCTCAAGCCCTCCAACCTAGTGGCCCTGCTGGCCATGGTGCAGGTCGGCCATGGGCTGCAGAGGCTGCAGGAAGTGCTGCCCTATCTGGAAGCTTATCTGGAAGTTGAGCCTGAAAATAATGACGTCAGGTTTGCCCTGGCCGGCTGCCTCAAGACCCTGGGCCATGCCAGTGAGGCGCAAGAGCATGCGCGCAGGATCCTGGAGCAGGACCCCGAAAACACCGCGGCCGGTGAACTCCTGGCAAATGTTGCCTGA
- a CDS encoding Rpn family recombination-promoting nuclease/putative transposase — protein MSTTNIHDSTIKYFLSDRLNAISLLKSMLPEEIVKQLNFNKIYYEKDSYLPKSLQGYYSDLVVSVPTKCGSYVAKVFFLLEHKSTFKKNTPLQFLRYILEFWEQYQKNTGETVTIQGVPAIATGNRLEAYSPTVSGKAARLSRETPSTHFNNFGFITSKQMEK, from the coding sequence ATGAGCACGACAAATATTCACGACAGCACCATCAAGTACTTTTTGTCGGACCGGCTGAATGCCATCAGCTTATTAAAATCCATGCTTCCTGAAGAAATCGTGAAGCAGCTTAATTTTAATAAGATTTATTACGAGAAGGACTCATATCTGCCCAAGAGCCTGCAGGGTTACTATTCCGACCTGGTTGTCAGCGTGCCGACCAAGTGCGGTTCATATGTAGCCAAGGTATTTTTCCTCCTGGAGCACAAAAGCACCTTCAAGAAGAATACCCCGCTGCAGTTCCTGAGGTACATCCTTGAGTTCTGGGAGCAATACCAGAAAAATACTGGTGAAACCGTAACCATTCAAGGGGTGCCAGCAATCGCCACCGGGAATAGACTTGAGGCGTACTCCCCAACCGTGAGCGGCAAAGCCGCCCGCCTGTCCCGTGAAACACCCAGCACTCACTTTAATAATTTCGGTTTCATCACAAGCAAACAAATGGAAAAGTGA
- a CDS encoding aldo/keto reductase, with translation MQKKMDRRKFMCTTAGAVAGLGITGIEAAGGPAAVSAADADSKDMPRRKLGRTGHQVSIFSLGGEATVQQSGRQDEAEAIIDKALDLGVNYIDTSPTYGGGGSESNIGQVMSRRRKEVFLASKTQDRTYDGTMRLIEQSLKRLQTDYLDLYQVHSVRVNDDVDQALGRQGAVRAMEKLKSEKVIRNMGITGHKDPDVLIRGITRHDFDTVLLTLNAGDIHYRPFQEDLLEKAAEKQMGIIAMKVTAVSRILKPGGAVSMQEALGYTLSFPVSTAIIGISSLEEVEENARIAREFEAFSSDELARIEDKTRPHQDQANFFKHHW, from the coding sequence ATGCAAAAAAAGATGGACCGCAGGAAATTTATGTGCACCACTGCCGGGGCGGTTGCCGGACTGGGAATAACCGGTATTGAAGCAGCGGGCGGCCCGGCAGCTGTGTCTGCAGCTGATGCAGACTCAAAGGACATGCCCAGAAGAAAGCTTGGACGCACCGGTCACCAGGTATCCATATTCAGCCTGGGCGGCGAAGCCACAGTGCAGCAGTCCGGCAGGCAGGACGAGGCAGAAGCCATAATAGACAAGGCTCTGGATCTTGGGGTAAACTATATCGACACCTCTCCTACATACGGTGGAGGAGGCAGCGAGAGCAACATCGGCCAGGTCATGTCCCGCAGGCGAAAGGAGGTTTTTCTGGCCTCCAAGACCCAGGACCGCACCTACGATGGGACCATGCGCCTGATCGAGCAGAGCCTGAAACGCCTGCAGACTGACTACCTGGATTTGTATCAGGTGCACAGTGTCCGGGTAAATGATGACGTGGACCAGGCCTTAGGCAGGCAGGGGGCGGTCCGGGCCATGGAAAAGCTTAAATCGGAAAAGGTCATCCGCAACATGGGCATCACCGGGCACAAGGACCCGGATGTGCTTATCCGGGGCATAACCCGCCATGATTTCGACACTGTCCTTCTCACCCTCAACGCTGGAGACATACATTACCGGCCATTTCAGGAGGATCTTCTGGAAAAGGCGGCAGAAAAGCAGATGGGAATTATCGCCATGAAGGTAACCGCAGTCAGCCGCATTCTCAAACCCGGAGGTGCCGTTTCCATGCAGGAAGCCCTGGGATATACTTTAAGTTTTCCAGTAAGTACAGCCATCATAGGCATCTCCAGCTTAGAAGAGGTGGAGGAAAACGCCCGCATTGCCAGGGAGTTCGAAGCTTTCTCCAGCGATGAACTGGCCAGGATAGAAGACAAGACCCGCCCCCACCAGGATCAGGCCAACTTTTTCAAGCACCACTGGTGA
- the flgC gene encoding flagellar basal body rod protein FlgC, with the protein MSFMKSLDIGASALSAERTHLNVISMNLANANTTRTPEGGPYERKSVLFRSTPLETPFGHAMQTELERELRGVKAQKVMTDQRPFKMVYDPAHPDADQEGYVKTPDINVVEEMANMLTAMRTYEANVSAVTNTKNMFNKALEIGRG; encoded by the coding sequence ATGAGTTTCATGAAATCTCTGGATATAGGCGCATCGGCCCTCAGTGCAGAGCGCACCCATCTTAACGTCATTTCCATGAACCTGGCCAATGCCAATACCACGCGCACCCCTGAAGGCGGACCTTATGAGCGTAAAAGCGTGCTGTTCAGGTCCACTCCACTGGAAACGCCTTTCGGCCATGCCATGCAGACCGAGCTGGAAAGGGAGCTTCGCGGGGTCAAGGCCCAGAAGGTGATGACGGACCAGCGCCCCTTTAAGATGGTTTACGATCCGGCCCACCCGGATGCAGACCAGGAGGGCTACGTCAAGACCCCGGATATCAATGTAGTTGAAGAAATGGCCAATATGTTGACCGCCATGCGAACCTACGAGGCCAATGTGTCTGCTGTGACCAACACCAAGAACATGTTCAACAAGGCCCTGGAAATCGGGCGGGGTTAA
- the hflX gene encoding GTPase HflX — protein sequence MGSTCLTDEDLMDMVFLRLDSISVITVDPQGFPDQFQWAHLMPPNRERTPYRIYPSLHWSRAGADHQASVESLEKELGREGTAQEVSAEGNALLVSVDTRPRQEQERSLQEVAALAGTAGLEVSDTLIQRVHRVNPKSIMGKGKVAELEVMALQSNASVIIFDQELSPTQLRNLTSITDRKVIDRTQLILDIFAQRATSRAGKLQVEMAQLKYTLPRLIQQDRALSRLAGGIGGRGPGETKLELDRRKIRDRITRIKDELQKLRRHRENIRARRVETDVPVISLVGYTNAGKSTLLNTLTRSRILAEDKLFATLDPTSRRLRFPDEREVVLTDTVGFIKDLPEDLREAFMATLEELSLARVLVHVADASHPEVEEQVEAVQGLLRLLELEDKPLVMVLNKWDLVTQDRKEILQNVFRDAIPASAQEEETLTPLVQTLERLL from the coding sequence ATGGGCAGCACCTGCCTCACCGACGAAGACCTCATGGACATGGTGTTTCTGCGTCTGGATTCCATATCGGTCATCACGGTGGATCCCCAGGGATTTCCCGACCAGTTCCAGTGGGCCCACCTCATGCCTCCCAACCGCGAGCGAACCCCCTACAGGATTTACCCCTCGCTGCACTGGAGCAGGGCCGGAGCAGACCATCAGGCCAGCGTGGAATCTCTGGAAAAAGAACTGGGCAGGGAAGGCACTGCACAGGAAGTATCTGCCGAGGGCAATGCCCTCCTGGTCAGCGTGGACACCCGTCCCAGGCAGGAACAGGAAAGGTCCCTGCAGGAAGTGGCTGCCCTGGCCGGGACCGCCGGCCTTGAAGTGTCGGATACACTGATTCAAAGGGTCCACAGGGTCAACCCCAAGTCCATTATGGGTAAAGGCAAGGTTGCCGAACTGGAAGTCATGGCTCTGCAATCCAATGCATCGGTTATCATATTCGACCAGGAACTGAGCCCCACCCAGCTTCGAAACCTGACCTCCATTACCGACAGGAAGGTTATTGACCGCACCCAGCTTATCCTGGACATTTTTGCCCAGCGGGCCACTTCCAGGGCGGGCAAGCTGCAGGTGGAAATGGCTCAGCTCAAATACACCCTGCCCAGGCTCATCCAGCAGGACCGAGCCCTTAGCCGCCTGGCCGGGGGAATCGGTGGAAGAGGCCCCGGAGAAACCAAGCTGGAGCTGGACAGGCGCAAAATCAGGGACCGCATTACCAGGATCAAGGACGAACTGCAGAAGCTGCGCAGACACAGGGAAAATATCCGGGCCAGACGAGTGGAAACTGATGTCCCTGTGATTTCCTTAGTGGGCTATACCAATGCCGGCAAGTCCACCCTGCTCAATACTTTGACCCGCAGCAGGATCCTGGCCGAAGACAAGCTCTTCGCCACCCTGGACCCCACCAGCCGCAGGCTGCGCTTTCCCGATGAAAGAGAGGTGGTCCTCACCGACACTGTGGGATTTATAAAGGATCTGCCTGAAGACTTGCGCGAGGCTTTCATGGCCACCCTGGAAGAGCTTTCCCTGGCCAGGGTGCTGGTACACGTGGCTGACGCCTCCCACCCCGAGGTGGAGGAGCAGGTGGAAGCGGTGCAGGGCCTGCTAAGGCTCCTTGAGCTTGAAGACAAGCCTTTGGTCATGGTTTTGAACAAGTGGGACCTGGTAACCCAGGACAGAAAAGAAATCCTGCAGAACGTATTTCGGGATGCAATTCCCGCCAGCGCCCAGGAAGAAGAAACCCTGACTCCCCTTGTACAGACCCTGGAAAGACTGCTTTAG
- the fliG gene encoding flagellar motor switch protein FliG, with translation MPPEKLSGVQKTAILLLALGDSFTAEVFKRLDKNEITSVSKAMLEMESVPKEKAEEVLKEFNQTLVAGKEMLMGGPDHVKRMLTKLLDSDTAKYVMDALELDTGPAPFRELINVSPKILSQILRNEHPQTLALITGHLPSENAAELLQNLPHGIRTEVLMRLARLEAVPEDMLMEVDKVLQNQLIAIGAKEGRKVGGVQAVAEILNSVERSVEEEVLSDIEEESSQMAEDIRQLMFVFEDIQALDDRAVRELLKEISNEDLTMALKTSSEELKSKFLSNLSERAAGMIQEDLEIMGPAKLSDVEAAQQNIVKSVRRLEAEGRIVIAGKGGGDVLV, from the coding sequence GTGCCTCCGGAAAAGTTGAGCGGTGTCCAGAAGACAGCCATCCTGCTCCTGGCCCTTGGAGACAGTTTTACGGCCGAAGTCTTCAAGCGCCTGGACAAGAATGAGATCACCAGCGTGTCCAAAGCCATGCTGGAGATGGAGTCCGTGCCCAAGGAAAAGGCCGAGGAGGTCCTGAAGGAATTCAACCAGACCCTGGTTGCGGGCAAGGAAATGCTCATGGGAGGACCTGATCATGTCAAGCGAATGCTTACCAAGCTTCTGGATTCGGACACAGCCAAGTACGTCATGGACGCCCTGGAGCTTGACACCGGACCGGCTCCTTTCCGGGAACTGATAAATGTCAGTCCCAAGATTCTGTCCCAGATTCTGCGCAACGAACACCCCCAGACCCTGGCGCTTATTACGGGGCATCTGCCTTCGGAAAACGCCGCTGAACTTTTGCAGAACCTGCCCCACGGGATACGCACCGAAGTGCTCATGCGTCTGGCCAGGCTGGAGGCTGTTCCCGAGGACATGCTCATGGAGGTGGACAAGGTGCTGCAGAACCAGCTTATAGCCATAGGAGCCAAAGAAGGCCGCAAGGTGGGCGGGGTTCAGGCAGTGGCCGAGATACTCAACTCTGTGGAAAGAAGCGTGGAGGAGGAGGTCCTTTCGGATATCGAGGAAGAATCCTCGCAGATGGCCGAAGATATCCGCCAGCTCATGTTTGTGTTCGAGGATATCCAGGCGCTGGACGACAGGGCGGTGCGCGAGCTTTTAAAGGAAATCAGCAACGAAGACCTGACCATGGCCCTCAAGACTTCTTCAGAAGAACTAAAGAGCAAGTTTCTTTCCAATCTTTCCGAGAGGGCCGCGGGCATGATCCAGGAGGACCTGGAAATCATGGGGCCGGCCAAGCTTTCCGACGTGGAGGCGGCCCAGCAGAATATTGTCAAGTCCGTGCGCCGACTGGAGGCTGAGGGCCGCATAGTTATAGCCGGCAAAGGAGGAGGGGATGTCCTTGTCTGA
- a CDS encoding FliH/SctL family protein produces the protein MSLSDNTGKARMGRVIFGLQSRGLEEMDREAESAARTITPDQEQEFLGRVKEKAREKASEILNQAMQEASQMREDSVKQGYEEGLKNAKAEIEKQKKDLAQKFEKFLSQMHKEKKDICERHRENLVMVMQAGLEKVVGQKIDDDYARVMESLLREALEQMEQSRELTIKVHENDQELIKNLLAKAGDEHPELGKCKVRASRKIQKGGLVLESGQGMVDNTLDSRYSKVREVVDKISLKEDGS, from the coding sequence ATGTCCTTGTCTGATAATACCGGCAAAGCCAGGATGGGCCGGGTTATTTTCGGCCTGCAGAGCAGGGGCCTGGAGGAGATGGACCGGGAGGCTGAAAGTGCCGCCAGGACCATTACTCCTGACCAGGAGCAGGAGTTTCTGGGGCGGGTCAAGGAAAAGGCCAGGGAAAAGGCTTCGGAAATATTGAACCAGGCCATGCAGGAAGCCAGTCAGATGCGCGAGGACTCGGTGAAACAAGGGTATGAAGAAGGCCTGAAAAATGCCAAAGCAGAAATAGAAAAGCAGAAAAAGGACCTGGCCCAGAAGTTTGAGAAATTTTTAAGCCAGATGCACAAGGAAAAAAAGGATATATGCGAAAGGCACCGGGAAAACCTGGTCATGGTCATGCAGGCAGGCCTGGAAAAGGTAGTGGGTCAGAAGATCGATGATGACTATGCCCGGGTGATGGAGTCTCTTCTGCGTGAAGCCCTGGAGCAGATGGAACAGTCCAGGGAGCTGACCATTAAAGTCCATGAAAATGACCAGGAACTGATAAAGAACCTGCTGGCAAAGGCCGGCGATGAGCATCCAGAACTTGGCAAATGCAAAGTCAGAGCCTCCAGAAAGATCCAAAAGGGCGGCCTGGTGCTGGAAAGCGGTCAGGGCATGGTGGATAACACCCTGGACAGCAGGTACAGCAAGGTCAGGGAAGTGGTGGACAAGATTTCCTTGAAAGAGGACGGCTCATGA
- the rfaE2 gene encoding D-glycero-beta-D-manno-heptose 1-phosphate adenylyltransferase encodes MNSTNKIITAPDFAEKRHSLLRQKIVFTNGCFDLLHAGHVDYLEKARSLGDLLVVGVNSDSSVKRIKPGLDRPVNTETDRARVLAGLGCVDQVIIFGEDTPYSLIEKVRPNILVKGGDWPVEKIVGRDIVQGLGGEVLSIPFIRDCSTTGILERIKRGF; translated from the coding sequence ATGAACAGCACAAACAAGATAATCACAGCCCCCGACTTTGCAGAAAAAAGACACAGCCTTTTGCGTCAAAAAATTGTATTCACCAACGGCTGTTTTGACCTCCTGCATGCCGGTCACGTGGACTACCTGGAAAAAGCGCGCTCCCTGGGGGATCTGCTGGTGGTGGGTGTAAACAGCGACTCATCAGTAAAGCGCATCAAGCCGGGTCTTGACCGACCGGTGAATACCGAAACCGACCGGGCCAGGGTCCTGGCCGGCCTGGGCTGCGTGGATCAGGTAATTATCTTCGGGGAGGACACTCCGTACAGTCTCATAGAAAAGGTACGCCCGAACATCCTGGTCAAGGGAGGGGACTGGCCAGTGGAAAAAATCGTCGGCCGGGACATTGTCCAGGGCCTCGGCGGGGAGGTGCTGAGCATCCCCTTTATCCGGGACTGCTCCACCACCGGTATCCTGGAAAGAATCAAACGCGGCTTCTGA
- the fliF gene encoding flagellar basal-body MS-ring/collar protein FliF, with protein MPPFIQDLQEKVTSLWSSSSVPQRILVAGLGLSVIAAFAFLMFFITRPDYRVLSSDLYPEDASRVVEILESENVRYQLEDDGTTILVPADQVHKMRLAISGEGVLRGEGMGFELFDDTGIGQTDFVQNVNYQRALQGELARTISEFSEVEHARVHLVMPERSLFIEEETPPSASIVLQLRSGQRLESSQIQSIVNLVVTGVEGMDSDRVTISDTSGRVLYEPQKDLLDGMSSTQLEYQLNFQRDLERRIEHMLTPFAGPGRVIAKVNADLDFDRRTTRQEIFDPDGSVVRSEQRSTEESSGGTFMEEGVPEPDFQQGFEGPATTQETSRSDRTTNFEISREEHNIVASVGSVDRLSVAVLVDGQHVTDDAGEMVYEPLADEEMQRIQQLVERAVGFDQERGDSIEVSSVDFGAPEVEPEPTLMDNLAQYFQTFGKPLLNALLVLLFLLLVVRPIIMTILKPKVAEEEGEEAEGLPEGGEREALAPGMSEEEVEGMQDQKRVEGIKVFASQLAEENFDQAFAVVKKWLKEERV; from the coding sequence ATGCCCCCGTTCATTCAAGATCTGCAGGAAAAAGTTACCAGTCTGTGGTCCAGCAGCTCGGTGCCCCAGCGCATTCTGGTGGCCGGGCTCGGCCTTTCGGTCATTGCTGCTTTTGCCTTTCTGATGTTTTTCATCACCAGGCCGGATTACCGGGTTTTGTCCTCGGATCTGTATCCCGAGGATGCCTCCAGGGTGGTGGAGATCCTGGAAAGTGAGAACGTGCGCTACCAGCTCGAGGATGACGGCACTACCATTCTTGTTCCCGCAGACCAGGTGCACAAGATGCGTCTGGCCATTTCCGGGGAAGGTGTCCTGCGCGGGGAAGGTATGGGTTTCGAGCTTTTTGACGATACAGGCATAGGCCAGACTGACTTTGTGCAGAACGTCAATTATCAGCGGGCCCTGCAGGGTGAGCTGGCCCGGACCATATCAGAATTCTCCGAGGTGGAACACGCCAGGGTGCACCTGGTTATGCCTGAACGCAGTCTCTTTATTGAAGAAGAGACTCCGCCTTCGGCCTCCATAGTCCTTCAGCTCAGGTCCGGGCAGAGGCTGGAGTCCAGCCAGATCCAGAGCATTGTCAACCTGGTGGTCACCGGTGTCGAAGGAATGGACAGCGACAGGGTGACCATATCAGACACCAGCGGCAGGGTACTCTACGAGCCCCAGAAAGATCTCCTGGACGGTATGAGCAGCACTCAGCTGGAATACCAGCTCAATTTTCAAAGGGACCTGGAACGGCGTATCGAACATATGCTGACGCCTTTTGCAGGTCCGGGCAGGGTTATAGCCAAAGTGAATGCGGACCTGGATTTCGACAGGCGCACAACCAGGCAGGAAATTTTTGATCCTGACGGAAGCGTTGTCCGCAGTGAACAGAGATCCACTGAGGAAAGCAGTGGCGGGACCTTTATGGAGGAAGGCGTGCCTGAGCCGGATTTTCAGCAGGGATTTGAAGGGCCGGCCACCACTCAGGAGACCTCCAGGTCCGACAGGACCACGAATTTTGAGATCAGCCGTGAAGAGCACAATATAGTGGCCTCAGTGGGCAGCGTGGACCGGTTGAGTGTAGCTGTACTGGTAGACGGGCAGCATGTTACTGACGATGCCGGGGAAATGGTTTACGAGCCCCTGGCTGACGAGGAGATGCAGAGGATTCAGCAGCTGGTGGAAAGGGCGGTGGGCTTTGATCAGGAACGCGGAGATTCCATAGAGGTCAGCAGTGTTGATTTCGGCGCCCCCGAAGTAGAGCCGGAACCTACCCTTATGGACAACCTGGCCCAGTATTTCCAGACCTTTGGCAAGCCCCTGCTCAACGCCCTGCTGGTTTTACTTTTCCTCCTTCTTGTGGTAAGGCCCATTATCATGACCATATTGAAGCCCAAGGTTGCCGAAGAAGAGGGAGAGGAAGCCGAGGGTCTGCCCGAGGGCGGCGAGAGAGAAGCCCTTGCTCCCGGCATGAGCGAGGAGGAAGTGGAAGGCATGCAGGACCAGAAGCGTGTGGAAGGCATCAAGGTCTTTGCCTCCCAGCTGGCCGAGGAGAACTTTGACCAGGCCTTTGCAGTAGTTAAGAAATGGCTTAAAGAGGAGAGGGTATAA
- a CDS encoding FliI/YscN family ATPase, with product MSLDAGACLDLVRDMNPVMTYGKVTKVVGLVVEGRGLKAPLGAICQLLPDEAHEDSAINAEVVGFRDGAVLFMPYGDMRGIKPGSLIRNSSMPPLFPVGSKYLGKAVDAFGTPLEDDGSIIPQKYYPLYAAPLNPMQRPRIDEPLDVGIKSINSLLTLGKGQRVGIMAGSGVGKSTAMGMMARYTEADVNVIALVGERGREVLEFIDKDLGPEGMARSVLVVATSDQGPLIRMRAAYAATAMAEYFRDQGKDVLLMMDSVTRFAMAAREVGLAAGEPPTTRGYTPTVFSHLPKLLERTGKSGKGSITGIYTVLVEGDDFNEPVADAVRSILDGHIVLTRELADQGHFPAIDVLKSVSRLRKDVTPEDVVKAGQKVIRLLAAYEKVEDMINIGAYVKGSNQEIDQAVRLVRPINDFLRQDIEEKFTLQQSFQQMQALLHLDESGPGSQAQESAQTRKTTQGGSKKKQAGKKK from the coding sequence ATGAGCCTGGATGCCGGGGCGTGCCTGGATCTGGTCCGGGATATGAACCCGGTGATGACCTACGGCAAGGTAACCAAGGTGGTGGGTCTGGTGGTGGAAGGCCGTGGACTCAAGGCCCCCCTGGGGGCCATATGCCAGCTTCTGCCCGACGAGGCTCACGAGGACAGCGCCATCAATGCCGAGGTTGTGGGGTTTAGAGACGGGGCAGTACTTTTTATGCCTTACGGGGATATGCGCGGCATTAAACCAGGCAGCCTGATCCGCAATTCTTCCATGCCGCCTTTGTTCCCCGTGGGCAGCAAGTACCTGGGTAAGGCGGTGGATGCCTTCGGCACCCCCCTTGAGGACGACGGCTCAATCATACCCCAGAAATACTACCCTCTTTACGCTGCCCCCTTAAACCCCATGCAAAGACCAAGGATAGACGAGCCCCTGGACGTGGGCATCAAGTCCATCAATTCACTGCTCACCCTGGGCAAGGGCCAGCGCGTGGGGATCATGGCCGGTTCCGGCGTGGGCAAGAGTACGGCCATGGGCATGATGGCCAGGTACACGGAAGCCGATGTAAACGTCATCGCCCTGGTTGGAGAACGTGGCAGGGAAGTACTGGAATTTATAGACAAGGACCTGGGACCCGAAGGTATGGCCAGGTCCGTACTGGTGGTGGCCACCTCGGATCAGGGGCCGCTCATCAGGATGCGGGCGGCCTATGCAGCTACGGCCATGGCTGAGTATTTCCGGGACCAGGGCAAGGACGTCCTGCTCATGATGGATTCCGTGACCAGGTTTGCCATGGCTGCGCGCGAAGTGGGCCTGGCCGCTGGCGAACCTCCCACCACCAGAGGATATACTCCAACGGTATTTTCCCATCTGCCCAAGCTCCTGGAACGAACAGGCAAGAGCGGTAAAGGCAGCATCACCGGCATCTATACCGTACTGGTGGAAGGAGACGACTTTAACGAGCCCGTGGCCGACGCGGTACGTTCAATCCTGGACGGGCATATCGTGCTCACCCGGGAACTGGCTGACCAGGGCCATTTTCCGGCCATTGATGTCTTAAAAAGCGTCAGCAGGCTCAGAAAAGACGTGACCCCGGAGGACGTGGTCAAAGCCGGGCAAAAGGTCATCCGCCTTCTGGCAGCCTACGAAAAGGTGGAGGATATGATCAATATCGGGGCCTACGTCAAGGGCAGCAACCAGGAGATAGATCAGGCAGTGCGGCTGGTAAGGCCCATCAATGATTTTCTGCGCCAGGACATCGAGGAGAAATTCACCCTGCAGCAGAGTTTTCAGCAGATGCAGGCTCTTTTGCACCTGGATGAATCAGGCCCCGGCAGCCAGGCTCAGGAAAGCGCTCAGACCCGCAAGACCACCCAGGGCGGCAGCAAAAAGAAACAGGCAGGGAAGAAAAAGTAG
- a CDS encoding IMP cyclohydrolase: MQLLPVKRALVSVTDKTGITELGQFLSSMEVEIISTGGTKKMLQDSGVTVTSVSDITGFPEILGGRVKTLHPHIHAGVLADKDNPEHMDTLDSMNIQPIDIVCVNLYAFEQAVQDDPGIEKAVEQIDIGGPTLLRAAAKNHASICVLPDPEFYQPCMDMLRDKKGIDLDFRIKTASFTFAKTSRYDQVISGYFNQKI; encoded by the coding sequence ATGCAGTTATTGCCTGTAAAAAGAGCGCTTGTTAGTGTTACGGACAAGACCGGGATTACGGAACTGGGCCAGTTTCTGTCGTCCATGGAAGTGGAAATTATTTCCACTGGAGGAACCAAAAAAATGCTGCAGGACAGCGGTGTAACTGTGACCTCGGTCAGCGATATCACCGGGTTCCCCGAAATTCTGGGCGGCAGGGTCAAGACGCTGCATCCCCATATTCATGCCGGGGTCCTGGCGGACAAAGACAACCCGGAGCACATGGATACCCTGGACTCCATGAACATTCAGCCCATAGACATTGTCTGCGTGAATCTTTATGCCTTTGAACAGGCAGTCCAGGACGACCCCGGGATTGAAAAGGCTGTTGAGCAGATCGACATCGGCGGTCCCACCCTTTTGCGGGCAGCCGCCAAAAATCACGCCAGCATCTGCGTTCTGCCCGACCCGGAATTTTACCAGCCCTGCATGGATATGCTCCGTGATAAAAAAGGTATAGACCTGGACTTCAGGATTAAAACGGCATCTTTTACCTTCGCAAAAACCAGCCGCTATGACCAGGTCATCTCGGGGTACTTCAACCAGAAAATATAA
- the fliE gene encoding flagellar hook-basal body complex protein FliE, whose amino-acid sequence MSVSPMALKAYTDAMQTGQNMAGGKAASGSNKAYNDFADTLQSSLGEVNNLQTDKKEMIEAFASGKTQNVHELMISLEKAGVAMQMTSAVRNKVMESYRELMQMPF is encoded by the coding sequence ATGTCAGTTTCACCCATGGCCCTGAAGGCCTACACCGATGCTATGCAGACCGGCCAGAACATGGCCGGAGGGAAAGCTGCTTCAGGCAGCAACAAGGCATACAATGATTTTGCGGACACGCTCCAGTCTTCTCTTGGGGAGGTAAATAACCTCCAGACCGATAAAAAAGAGATGATAGAGGCCTTTGCTTCCGGAAAAACCCAGAATGTGCATGAACTGATGATCAGCCTGGAAAAGGCCGGTGTAGCCATGCAGATGACTTCCGCTGTTCGAAACAAGGTCATGGAGAGCTACAGGGAATTGATGCAGATGCCTTTTTAG
- the flgB gene encoding flagellar basal body rod protein FlgB yields MKALFGDHIQLTSRVLDMRLERQNVVSSNLANVKTPGYQARRVEFEEQLQSALNLDARGKMARTDPGHVSGAFDPQGFNAQFIKSMEPRVYQGEDAVDLDKEMSIMSQNTLMYNALSMVQQKNFQGLKTVIREGGQ; encoded by the coding sequence ATGAAAGCTTTATTCGGCGATCACATCCAACTGACTTCCAGGGTGCTGGACATGCGCCTTGAGCGTCAAAATGTTGTCTCTTCCAACCTGGCCAATGTCAAAACACCGGGGTACCAGGCCAGGAGAGTAGAGTTTGAAGAGCAGCTGCAATCAGCCCTGAACCTTGACGCCAGGGGCAAGATGGCCAGGACCGATCCCGGGCATGTATCAGGCGCTTTTGATCCCCAGGGGTTTAATGCTCAGTTTATAAAAAGCATGGAGCCCAGGGTTTACCAGGGGGAAGACGCCGTGGACCTGGACAAGGAAATGTCCATCATGTCCCAGAATACCTTGATGTACAATGCCCTTAGCATGGTGCAGCAGAAAAATTTTCAGGGACTTAAAACTGTAATCAGGGAAGGAGGACAATAA